A portion of the Lolium rigidum isolate FL_2022 chromosome 1, APGP_CSIRO_Lrig_0.1, whole genome shotgun sequence genome contains these proteins:
- the LOC124672453 gene encoding probable pectinesterase/pectinesterase inhibitor 41, with protein MALYCDSALSAVLLLSLLVLSLSDDAPPSTPVSPSTACNATTDPTFCRTVLPPHGTSDLYTYGRFSVAKSLASANKFVGLVDRYLSRHRHLSRSAVGALQDCKLLAGFNVDFLSATGAALKSTETLLDPQADDVHTLLSAILTNQETCLDGLLQAASGAWSDRGGGLASPIANGTKLYSLSLSLFTRAWVPTAKAPRKTPHHGHKKPPAHVRRGLFDASDEEMVRRMAIEGPQGTVTVNRAVTVDQQGGAGNYTSVGDALAAAPTNLNGSTGYYVIYVLGGVYEENVVVSKKMKYVMMIGDGIGQTVITGNRSVVDGWTTFHSATVAVQGQGFVAMNMTFRNTAGPAKHQAVALRSSADLSTFYSCSFEAYQDTLYTHSLRQFYRGCEVHGTVDYVFGNAAVVFQDCTFYSRLPMQGQSNTITAQGRTNPDQNTGTSIQGCTLLPSPELAANAVYDTRTYLGRPWKNYSRTVIMESYLGGLVDGTGWMPWSGDFALDTLYYAEFNNSGPGADTGRRVSWPGYHVLGDVADAGNFTVNNMVLGDNWLPQTGVPFTSGLKY; from the exons ATGGCACTCTACTGTGACAGCGCTCTCTCCGCCGTCCTGCTGCTATCCTTGCTGGTTCTCTCGCTCTCCGACGACGCGCCACCGTCCACGCCGGTGTCGCCGTCGACCGCGTGCAACGCCACGACGGACCCTACCTTCTGCCGGACCGTGCTGCCGCCGCACGGCACGAGCGACCTCTACACCTACGGCCGCTTCTCTGTCGCCAAGTCGCTGGCCAGCGCCAACAAGTTCGTCGGCCTCGTCGACCGCTACCTctcccgccaccgccacctctCCCGCAGCGCGGTGGGCGCGCTGCAGGACTGCAAGCTGCTAGCCGGGTTCAACGTCGACTTCCTCTCCGCCACGGGCGCGGCGCTCAAGAGCACGGAGACGCTGCTGGACCCGCAGGCCGACGACGTGCACACGCTGCTCTCGGCCATCCTGACCAACCAGGAGACCTGCCTGGACGGCCTCCTCCAGGCCGCGTCGGGAGCGTGGTCcgaccgcggcggcggcctcgcgtCTCCGATCGCCAACGGCACCAAGCTGTACAGCCTCTCGCTGTCGCTATTTACCAGGGCGTGGGTGCCCACGGCGAAGGCGCCCAGAAAGACGCCGCACCATGGCCACAAGAAGCCGCCAGCGCACGTGAGGAGAGGGCTGTTCGACGCGAGTGATGAGGAGATGGTCCGGCGGATGGCGATCGAGGGGCCCCAAGGGACGGTGACGGTGAACAGAGCAGTGACCGTGGACCAGCAGGGCGGCGCCGGTAACTACACCTCTGTCGGCGACGCCCTGGCCGCCGCGCCCACCAACCTCAACGGCAGCACCGGGTACTACGTGATATACGTGCTGGGGGGCGTGTACGAGGAGAACGTGGTGGTGTCCAAGAAAATGAAGTACGTGATGATGATCGGCGATGGGATCGGGCAGACGGTGATCACCGGCAATCGGAGCGTTGTCGACGGCTGGACGACCTTCCACTCAGCCACCGTTG CTGTACAAGGGCAAGGGTTCGTGGCGATGAACATGACGTTCCGGAACACGGCCGGCCCGGCGAAGCACCAGGCGGTGGCGCTCCGGTCGAGCGCGGACCTGTCGACGTTCTACAGCTGCAGCTTCGAGGCGTACCAGGACACGCTCTACACGCACTCCCTCCGCCAGTTCTACCGGGGCTGCGAGGTGCACGGCACTGTAGACTACGTGTTCGGCAACGCCGCCGTAGTGTTCCAGGACTGCACCTTCTACTCCCGGCTCCCCATGCAGGGCCAGAGCAACACCATCACGGCGCAGGGCCGCACCAACCCGGACCAGAACACGGGGACCTCAATCCAGGGCTGCACGCTCCTCCCGTCCCCCGAGCTCGCCGCCAACGCCGTCTACGACACACGCACCTACCTCGGCCGGCCGTGGAAGAACTACTCGCGCACCGTGATCATGGAGTCGTACCTTGGGGGGCTGGTCGACGGCACCGGGTGGATGCCGTGGTCCGGGGACTTTGCGCTCGACACGCTCTACTATGCCGAGTTTAACAACTCCGGGCCCGGCGCAGACACCGGCCGTCGGGTAAGCTGGCCGGGATACCACGTCCTTGGTGACGTTGCTGACGCCGGCAACTTCACAGTCAACAACATGGTGCTCGGGGACAACTGGCTGCCACAGACCGGCGTGCCGTTCACAAGTGGACTCAAGTACTGA